DNA sequence from the Rubripirellula tenax genome:
GCACCATTTCGAACTTGATCGGTTGGTCACCACGCGGCACCGGCGCACCCCCGGCGATCACCGACGACAATCGTCGCAACGAATCGAACGACAGTTCATCCAACGGGTGCGGCGAAGCAAGTCGCCGGTCGGTCTTCACGATTTCGGTTCCGTTGAGCACGTTGAACCATTGCAGCATTCGCGTTTCGGCGGTGGACCAATCACCCGATTTGATTTTCGCGGTGATGTCGGCAACCAGTTCTTCGGGTGTCATCCCGATCGCTTTGGTTTCTCGAGCGATCATGGGTGAAATCGCGCGAGCCAGACTTCCGGTTCGTTCCACCAACGGCGCCGCCGTCTCGCTCTTGGTATCAATGTTCAGTCGCGCCGCTCGCAGAGCGAAAAACAAGTTCTCGGGGTGAGAGTCCGACAACAATCGCATCGTTTCAGCGGCGGCGGCAAGCGTCTCGGCGGGAAGCCCATCAATCGGGTCTTCCATTTGCCCGAGCACTTCGATCAGCGAACCGCCCAGCATGCGTGACGATGGTTGCTTACCGATGGGACCGCCCACGGCTTCGGAAAGCTGGGTAAAGATATCGCGCCGCAGCGACTTGGTCATCGACGCCGGCAACAACGCCGCTTCTTGCATATCGATGCGGGTCCGCATCCAAACGGGAATGACCGGGTCGGCCGAGAATTCCGCGAACTGATCGATCGCGGCGCGAGCGCCCGCGATCGCATCGGGCAACTGCGACCGAGCCTGCTGTTTCACCGCCGCTTCTAAAGACGCGTTGGCAACTTGCCCGGCCAACGCATCGACCTTCAAAATGCGATTGAGCGCCCGATTCTTCAGCATCGACGGATCATCCGGCGATTGCGAGAACAGCGTATCCCAGTCCTTTTCCGCCGCTTCGGTCTCCAAATTCTCAGTCGCCGCCAACGCGGTGCGGGTCAACTCCGACTGCTTCGATATTTCTATTTCTGCGTTCGCGTCAGAATCGACCGCACCCTTGTTTCCCAACAAATCGCCGGGCTGATCCTTGCTAGACGCAACGATCCAAGCGACCGCAATCAAAACACCCACAAGTAAAACCGCAATTGTCGTCGTTTTGCTATTCATTCCGTCACTCTATTCGATCACGCGAGTACTTTGCACCGGAGGATTTTCGAAACGCGTTGCTTCGGGTCAGCGTCCTATCGCTGTACCGATGAAGGCAAGAACGATCGGACGAATCTGCTCGATGTTCCACGGTCCAGTTTGACAGATTCTCTCGCTCGTTGAAGCATCGCGGGGCGGCGAGTAAGATCCGGGTCCGCTGCGGAGGGTGCCCCAGTGCTGGTTCCGTCGAGTTTCTTTCTGTCTGCTCACTTAAAGTACCTATGGATATCGCAAAGTTTATCGACTCGACCGGCGCCACGCGTGTTGCAGTGGTCGATGGCGACCGAGTCATTCCGCTTGTCCTGGACACAAAATTTCCGTCGCTGTCGGACCTGCTTGCCGCAGATTCCCCTTCGGAAGCGATCGAATCGCTGGCAAAGGACGATCCGGTCGCGATTGGCAACGACTTTCAGTGGTTGCCGCCGATCGACCATCAAGAGGTCTGGGCGGCCGGTGTGACATACAAACGCAGCCAGACGGCGAGGATGGAAGAATCCGAAGCCGCGGCTTCGTGTTACGACCGAGTCTACAATGCCGATCGGCCCGAGCTGTTTTTTAAGGCGACGCCGCACCGTGTTTCGGGACACGGCGGACCGCTGCGAATTCGTACCGACGCGACGTGGAATGTGCCCGAACCCGAGGTCACATTGGTACTGTCACCCAAATTGAAAATCATTGGGCTGACCATCGGCAACGATATGAGTTCGCGAGATATCGAGGGCGACAATCCACTATATCTGCCTCAAGCGAAATGCTATGACCAGTGTGCGGGGCTTGGGCCTTGGATCTCCCTTTATGATTCACTGCCACCGGTCGCCGAGATCGCGATCGATTTGAAGATCCTTCGCGGCGGCGTTGTCGTCTTTGAAGGCCAATCAGGCGCGGACCAAATGGCTCGCAAGTTTGACGACTTGGTCGCGTGGCTGGGCCGCGACAACAGCTTTCCCAACGGTGCGTTTCTGATGACGGGAACCGGCATTGTTCCGACGACCGAATTTACCCTGGCAGCCGGCGACGTCGTCAACATCACAATCGCGGGCGTGGGCACGTTGTCCAACGCGATCGTGCAAGGTTGATTGTTACTACACGGCTCGCATTCACATCCAACGACTAAAGTTTTTCATGACTGCTGATACTCCTGCGAACGTTCGTCCTGTTTTGATCGCTGGCCAATGGCGAGTCGCAAAATCATCGACCACCTTTCAAGCAACGGACCCCAACAAAAACACGAAGCTGGCCGCCGAGTTTCCGGTCAGCTCGTGGGACGACTGCGACGAAGCGCTCAACGCCGCCGCCGATGCGGCGCGCCAGCTTCGCAAAATGCCGCCTTCAAAGATCGCCGCGTTTCTTGAACGCTACGCCGATCGCATTGACGCGGCCAAGGAAACACTAGTGGAGTCCGCGTTCGCTGAAACCGGATTGGCGAAGAGTCCTCGATTGGGCGACGTCGAATTGCCTCGAACCAGCAACCAATTGCGTGCAGCCGCCAAGGCTTGCCGAACCGGAAACTGGGCCATGGCGACGATTGATACCGCGGCCGGAATCCGCAGCGTCTTCGAACCGCTCGGACCAGTATGCGTCTTCGGTCCCAACAACTTTCCGTTCGCGTTCAACAGCGTTGCCGGCGGTGATTTTGCGGCCGCCATCGCAGCCGGCAATCCGGTGATCGCCAAGGCCAACAGCTCGCATCCCGAGACGACACGACTGCTCGCCGAGCAAGCCGCCGAGGCTTTGGCGGAAACAGGCTTGCCGCCCGCAACGGTGCAGCTGATCTATCGAACCAGTCACGCCGATGGCGAATGTTTGGTGTCCGACCCACGCGTCGGCGCGACCGGTTACACAGGCAGCCGCGGCGCGGGCCTGACGCTCAAGTCAGCTGCTGACCGAGCGGGCAAGCCAATCTATCTGGAACTTTCCAGCGTCAATCCCGTCGTCATTACTCCGGCGGCGCTTGCCGAAAAAGGCGAAGCGATCGTCGGCGACTTTGTCACCAGCGTGCTGATGGGCACGGGCCAGTTCTGCACCAATCCCGGCATGGTCATGCTGGTCGGTGGTGCCGAAACGGACACGTTCATCGCAGCAGTGAAAGACAAGTTCGCATCACTACCGGCCGGAACGTTGTTGTCGCCCGCGGTCGCAAAGAGCTTGTCGTCAAGCGTGAAGACGCTGTGCGACTTTGGCGCTGATCTATTGACCGGTGGCGGCGAACCAGAAGCCGGTCGCTGTGCATACGCCAACACGTTGATGAAGACATCGGCGAAAGCATTCTTGGGGAACCCCGAAGGGTTCCAAACCGAAGCCTTCGGCAACGCATCGCTATTCGTCGTCGCCAACGACGTGCCCCAGTTGTGCGAAGCGATCGGTCATCTCGAAGGCAACCTAACCGGATGTGTTTACACGGCCAATAACGGCTCGGACGATGATGCCTACGCATCGATCAGTTTCGAATTGTCACCCAAAGTCGGGCGATTATTGAACGACAAGATGCCAACCGGCGTCGCCGTTTCCGCCGCGATGAACCACGGTGGGCCCTACCCGGCGACCGGACACCCCGGCTTCACCGCGGTCGGCGTCCCCGCATCGTTGGTGCGATTCGGCAAACTGACCAGCTTCGACAACGTGCGAGCCGATCGCCTGCCCGAAATCCTAAAAGACAAAAACCCAACCGGCGAAACATGGCGGATGATCGACGGAAAGTGGTCGACGTCGAACGTATAGAAAACGTGAGCGGTCAAGTCGTTGCTAAACGGTACAAACTGTAGACGGAATTTCTGGACTTGCCGCTGTATCAGCCGTTCTGGTCGGCTTGGCATTGTCGATCTTGGGACTAGCCGCCAAAATGACTTACGGAGTGCCGCCTCGCGAGAGCGGATGATTCTGTCGATGGATCGGAGCAGTGTGAAATGATGTTGTCGGATGTTTGCGCCAGCGAGTTTCTAAGTGGCGATCGTTCTCGGGGGTCCCAATTGGCGATGCAGCGAAGCGTTCGGTTGACCAGCGTCGGTTCGACCGGCGCCTTGGCGATCGCGGACGGTTCGTGCGGCGAAGAATATGTTGTGGGCGTCGACTTTTCGGATACGCAAAACGGTCGGCTGGGCGTCACTTGCGATTGCATGCGGTACGATGGTGGCGATCCATGCAAGCACTTGTGGGCGATGATGAAAACGATCGACGCCTCCTATGACGTGATCGCGCAGTCGCCAAAACGTTTGCAGCTATTCGACATCGACGCCAGCGTTTTGGATACCGGCGATCCGTTGAACCAACGTCAAACCAATCGTGCATCGGCCCAACGTTCAGCAAAGGAAGAGAAGCGTTCGGCGAACGAAGAACGGCGACTGAGAATCTTGGAAGCGGTTCGTGCGTCAGTAAACCGGCGTGATGCGCCGACCGCGGCCCAACCAATAGCCGCGGCTTCGATCCAAAATCAGTCAACCGGAAAGACGGCGACGACATGGAAGGAATCGATCCGATCGCTTGGGTCGGTGTCCCCAACATCCGGCCATCTGGAATCGCACGGAATTCCTCGCGAAGTTTTCGCTGAGTCCATCGTCCAGCAACAACATTGGTTCGTTTTGTCTTTGGCCGACAGGATGAACGAGCAAGCGTTCAATGTGCAAGTGTTCGAAAGCAAGCGAAAGAAAGATGGACAATGGGGCACGCCGGTCGCGTGCACCATTGCACCTAGTCGATTGCCTGCGTCGATGACGCACGACGAACGCGCGGCCTTTGCGACGCTTCAGCCGGGCGAAGATTCGGGGCAGGGCAACTACTACAATCCTTACCGTCCGCCGACGTTTGGTCAGTTCACCGTCCACCCTTCGCGACTGGACGAATCACTGGAGGTACTGCACACGACGGGTCGGTTCGCGTGGAAACTTGGCGTGGGCAAGCGGTTCGAGGACGCGCGGCGGATTGATGACGTCGACACTGGAAGTGCATGGCAATTCGAGTTGGCGATCAACGCGAGTCCAGAAAATGCGAAGTCGTTGGTGGTCGTTGCTGGTTTGAAACGCGACGGCAAAACGATTCCGATCCGATCGGTCATGCTTGCAAGCGATTTGGGCTGCGCACTGGTTGAATTGCCGAAACAGGAACGCGAGCGGGAATGCGATTCAGATGATTCGTCGCCGCGAGTCGGCGTGATCAAGATTCACGCGGCCCAAGCATCCACCATCCGAGGCTGGCAGCGGGTCGGAAAGGTCACCATCCCCGGTCGCAGCATCCACACATTATTAACCGAATTGTCGGCTAATCATGGCAGCTTCGATTTGAGAATCGATCCGTCGATCGATGTTGCCCATCGACTTGGCGTTCCGTTGCCACAATGTTTGCTAAAACAGCGAGAAAAAGGCACGGCTAGCTTTAACGCACAACTGCTGGTGCGTTACGACGATCGGCAAATCGCATTCGACGATTCTGTTCAATGGTGGTTCGATCGACGCGACAAATCGATCGTCCGACGCGACCGGAGCGCCGAAGCCGAATTTCTAAACGCGATTGATGTTGATCATTTCGATCTTTTGGAAACGTTCGACGATGTCGAAATGCGAATTCCGAAAAGCAAGTTCATCGGCATGGTTGAACGATTGCAATCGGTGGGATGGGAAGTCCTTGCCGAAGGCGTCGCGCTACGGATCGCAACGGATTTTGACATCGCAATCTCATCCGGCATCGATTGGTTCGATCTCCATGCTGCTGCCAACTTTGACGGCGTCGATGTCGGGCTGCCTGAATTGCTGGCGGCGCTGAGAAAGGGCGACAACACGATCCTGCTGGACGACGGTACGTTGGGGATGCTTCCCGAAGAATGGCTGAAACGGTTCGCCGGTTTGTGTGACAGCGGCGAAGCGACCGACGATGGCCTGCGGTTCAAACGTACCCAGGCTCTCTTGCTTGATGCGATGCTCGCCGACCACCAGGGCGTCCAGAACGATCGATCGTTTACCGATTTTTGCCAAAAGTTGAAGTCGTTCGAGGGCGTCCAGGCCGTACCTGCGCCGGAGACATTCACGGGTAAGTTGCGGGAGTATCAAGAAATCGGCTTGGGTTGGTTCGGCTTTCTCCAGGATTTCGGTTTCGGCGGTTGTCTGGCGGACGACATGGGCCTGGGCAAAACGATTCAAGTGCTCGCGTTGTTGGAATCGCGACGAAACCGCCGCGTTCCGAAAGGCCAGATACGAAAACCCTCGATTGCTGTGGTTCCCAAATCCTTGGTCTTCAATTGGATCGATGAAGCGAAGCGTTTCACGCCCGACCTTCGGGTCCTGAACCACACGGGATTGGATCGTCACGAGCAATTAAAAACCGCAACCCGTTCGTTAGCAAAAAACAAAGCAAACGCGTTTGACTTGATCGTGACCACCTACGGCACCTTGCGAAACGACGCCGAAACGTTTTCGAAAATGGAATTCGACTACGCCATTCTTGACGAAGCACAAGCAATTAAAAATCCGAAGAGCCAATCGGCGAAGGCGGCACGCTTGCTTCGTGGTGACCACCGTTTGGCGATGACCGGCACACCGGTCGAAAATCACCTGGGCGATCTTTGGTCGCTGTTCGATTTCTTGAACCCTGGAATGCTGGGGGGCGCACCCAAGACGGCGACCTTGGACAACGATGAAGATCGAAAGCGGATCGAGCATGTCAGTCAGTCGTTGCGACCGTTTATCTTGCGGCGCACCAAGCAACAGGTTTTGACCGAGTTGCCGGACAAGACAGAGCAGACGTTAGTTTGCGAAATGAGCAAGCCACAACGCAAGATTTACGACGAAGTCCGAGAACACTATCGCTTGCACTTGAGCAAGAAGGTCGAGGAACTAGGGCTGAAGCGGGCAAAGATCCACGTCTTGGAAGCCTTGCTGCGATTGCGCCAAGTCGCCTGTGACCCACGATTGGTGGATAAAAAAAGCAAAGTCACCGGCGCGAAGATCGAAAACCTGATGCAGAACCTGACCGAACTGATCGACGAGGGGCATAAGGTACTCGTCTTCTCTCAATTCACTCAGTTGCTGGCGCTGATTCGATCGGAAGTGAACGATCGCGACTGGGACCACGAATACTTGGACGGCAAGACGCGAAAACGGGATGCGTGCGTCAAGCGTTTCCAGGAAGACGATACCTGCCAACTGTTCTTGATCAGTTTGAAGGCGGGTGGAAACGGATTGAACCTGACGGCAGCCGACTACGTTTTCATTCTCGACCCGTGGTGGAACCCAGCGGTGGAGGCGCAAGCCATCGACCGGGCGCACCGCATGGGGCAAAGCAAGTCGGTGATGGCGTATCGAATGATTTGCAGTAACACGGTCGAGGAAAAGATCATCACGATGCAGCAATCCAAACGCGACTTGGCCGATGCGATTATCAGCCAAGACAAAAGTTTGATTAGCGGACTAACCGCCGACGATTTACAACAGTTGCTGGCGTAACGTTGGAGCATTGCGTTCAATACGCGGCTATGTGAAGTGCCCCTCGAAGATCGTGTCTTCGCGATTCAGTCGCGACCAATCGAAGGTCTTTTCGCCAGGCAAGAGGTCGACGCTTTCGGCGGCCCATCGGACGATTGTCTCAGGTGCAATGCCTTGTTCGCGATAGTGGCTCAATCGCGTGTCGCCGTGACGTTTGGCTAGTCGCCGGCCGTCGTCGCCGCGGACCAGTGGCACGTGGGCGAACCGGGGCGGGGTTGTGCCCAGGGCTTCATAAATTTCGAGTTGGCGGAACGTGCTGGCCACCAAGTCGTTGCCTCGGACGACTTCGGTGATTCCCATCGCCGCATCATCGACGACAACCGCCAATTGGTACGACGGGGCGCCGTTTTTTTGAGTGACCGCAAAATCCCCCAGCGAGGTTTGGGGCACGCATGATTGGGGACCTATCACAAGGTCGTCGAAACCGATCGATCGATCGCCGGACCGAAAACGCCAACAGAACTGTCCGGCCGGCGGGATTGCGTCACCGTGTCGCCATCGCGAACACGTGCCAGGGTAGATCGCGCCCTCGTGTTCAAAGTGAGGCGCAGAACCGGCGTCGTCGATGTCTTTTCGGGTACAAACGCACGGGTAAACCCTTTCAGCAACGATCAATCGGTCGAGCGCCGATCGATACAGTTCCAATCGCTCGGTTTGGACATAGGGTGCATGGGGACCGCCGACGTCGGGGCCTTCGTCCCACGTGATTCCTAACCAGGCCAGGTCGTCGATGGCTTGCTGGGACGCCCAGGGCTTCACTCGCGGCGAGTCGACGTCCTCGATGCGCAGCACCATGCG
Encoded proteins:
- a CDS encoding fumarylacetoacetate hydrolase family protein, whose amino-acid sequence is MDIAKFIDSTGATRVAVVDGDRVIPLVLDTKFPSLSDLLAADSPSEAIESLAKDDPVAIGNDFQWLPPIDHQEVWAAGVTYKRSQTARMEESEAAASCYDRVYNADRPELFFKATPHRVSGHGGPLRIRTDATWNVPEPEVTLVLSPKLKIIGLTIGNDMSSRDIEGDNPLYLPQAKCYDQCAGLGPWISLYDSLPPVAEIAIDLKILRGGVVVFEGQSGADQMARKFDDLVAWLGRDNSFPNGAFLMTGTGIVPTTEFTLAAGDVVNITIAGVGTLSNAIVQG
- a CDS encoding aldehyde dehydrogenase (NADP(+)) — its product is MTADTPANVRPVLIAGQWRVAKSSTTFQATDPNKNTKLAAEFPVSSWDDCDEALNAAADAARQLRKMPPSKIAAFLERYADRIDAAKETLVESAFAETGLAKSPRLGDVELPRTSNQLRAAAKACRTGNWAMATIDTAAGIRSVFEPLGPVCVFGPNNFPFAFNSVAGGDFAAAIAAGNPVIAKANSSHPETTRLLAEQAAEALAETGLPPATVQLIYRTSHADGECLVSDPRVGATGYTGSRGAGLTLKSAADRAGKPIYLELSSVNPVVITPAALAEKGEAIVGDFVTSVLMGTGQFCTNPGMVMLVGGAETDTFIAAVKDKFASLPAGTLLSPAVAKSLSSSVKTLCDFGADLLTGGGEPEAGRCAYANTLMKTSAKAFLGNPEGFQTEAFGNASLFVVANDVPQLCEAIGHLEGNLTGCVYTANNGSDDDAYASISFELSPKVGRLLNDKMPTGVAVSAAMNHGGPYPATGHPGFTAVGVPASLVRFGKLTSFDNVRADRLPEILKDKNPTGETWRMIDGKWSTSNV
- a CDS encoding DEAD/DEAH box helicase → MMLSDVCASEFLSGDRSRGSQLAMQRSVRLTSVGSTGALAIADGSCGEEYVVGVDFSDTQNGRLGVTCDCMRYDGGDPCKHLWAMMKTIDASYDVIAQSPKRLQLFDIDASVLDTGDPLNQRQTNRASAQRSAKEEKRSANEERRLRILEAVRASVNRRDAPTAAQPIAAASIQNQSTGKTATTWKESIRSLGSVSPTSGHLESHGIPREVFAESIVQQQHWFVLSLADRMNEQAFNVQVFESKRKKDGQWGTPVACTIAPSRLPASMTHDERAAFATLQPGEDSGQGNYYNPYRPPTFGQFTVHPSRLDESLEVLHTTGRFAWKLGVGKRFEDARRIDDVDTGSAWQFELAINASPENAKSLVVVAGLKRDGKTIPIRSVMLASDLGCALVELPKQERERECDSDDSSPRVGVIKIHAAQASTIRGWQRVGKVTIPGRSIHTLLTELSANHGSFDLRIDPSIDVAHRLGVPLPQCLLKQREKGTASFNAQLLVRYDDRQIAFDDSVQWWFDRRDKSIVRRDRSAEAEFLNAIDVDHFDLLETFDDVEMRIPKSKFIGMVERLQSVGWEVLAEGVALRIATDFDIAISSGIDWFDLHAAANFDGVDVGLPELLAALRKGDNTILLDDGTLGMLPEEWLKRFAGLCDSGEATDDGLRFKRTQALLLDAMLADHQGVQNDRSFTDFCQKLKSFEGVQAVPAPETFTGKLREYQEIGLGWFGFLQDFGFGGCLADDMGLGKTIQVLALLESRRNRRVPKGQIRKPSIAVVPKSLVFNWIDEAKRFTPDLRVLNHTGLDRHEQLKTATRSLAKNKANAFDLIVTTYGTLRNDAETFSKMEFDYAILDEAQAIKNPKSQSAKAARLLRGDHRLAMTGTPVENHLGDLWSLFDFLNPGMLGGAPKTATLDNDEDRKRIEHVSQSLRPFILRRTKQQVLTELPDKTEQTLVCEMSKPQRKIYDEVREHYRLHLSKKVEELGLKRAKIHVLEALLRLRQVACDPRLVDKKSKVTGAKIENLMQNLTELIDEGHKVLVFSQFTQLLALIRSEVNDRDWDHEYLDGKTRKRDACVKRFQEDDTCQLFLISLKAGGNGLNLTAADYVFILDPWWNPAVEAQAIDRAHRMGQSKSVMAYRMICSNTVEEKIITMQQSKRDLADAIISQDKSLISGLTADDLQQLLA
- the gluQRS gene encoding tRNA glutamyl-Q(34) synthetase GluQRS: METKDTVIRDTLTTSRLAPSPTGAQHLGNARTYLIAHWSAMASDARMVLRIEDVDSPRVKPWASQQAIDDLAWLGITWDEGPDVGGPHAPYVQTERLELYRSALDRLIVAERVYPCVCTRKDIDDAGSAPHFEHEGAIYPGTCSRWRHGDAIPPAGQFCWRFRSGDRSIGFDDLVIGPQSCVPQTSLGDFAVTQKNGAPSYQLAVVVDDAAMGITEVVRGNDLVASTFRQLEIYEALGTTPPRFAHVPLVRGDDGRRLAKRHGDTRLSHYREQGIAPETIVRWAAESVDLLPGEKTFDWSRLNREDTIFEGHFT